One genomic segment of Ctenopharyngodon idella isolate HZGC_01 chromosome 7, HZGC01, whole genome shotgun sequence includes these proteins:
- the spi1b gene encoding transcription factor PU.1b isoform X4 — protein MLHPYRMEGYIIPPQTEEMFESEMYRPPMEYQYIIDDGQNDHAWDYNTHHVHPVDFENLPDSHFTELQSVQPLHASNVHRFSDVESGHFIDPGLTGHHLTLPPPQMTYLPRPSVCYPHSVQPSPLQRSSDDDDPGSRSPPLEVSDEECMRDHITSTTGGEHGNKKKIRLYQFLLDLLRNGDMKDSIWWVDREKGTFQFSSKHKEALANRWGVQKGNRKKMTYQKMARALRNYGKTGEVKKIKKKLTYQFSGEVLGKCHTERKLYM, from the exons ATGCTGCATCCGTACAGAATGGAGGGGTACATCATCCCACCC CAAACAGAGGAAATGTTTGAATCAGAGATGTATCGACCACCAATGGAGTATCAGTATATCATTGATGATGGTCAGAATG ATCATGCATGGGATTATAATACACATCATGTCCATCCAGTGGATTTCGAGAACTTGCCAGATAGCCACTTCACAGAGCTCCAGAGTGTGCAGCCACTACATGCATCGAATGTGCATCGCTTCTCAGATGTTGAGTCTGGTCATTTTATCGACCCAGGCCTGACCGGGCATCACCTCACCCTGCCCCCTCCACAG ATGACATATTTGCCACGGCCATCGGTGTGTTACCCTCACAGTGTACAGCCCTCTCCTCTCCAGCGCAGCTCGGATGACGATGACCCCGGCAGTCGCAGTCCTCCGTTAGAGGTGTCTGATGAGGAGTGTATGAGAGACCACATTACTTCAACAACAGGAGGAGAACATG GTAACAAGAAGAAAATTCGCTTGTATCAGTTCCTGCTTGACCTTCTGCGAAATGGTGACATGAAGGACAGCATCTGGTGGGTGGACCGAGAAAAAGGAACATTCCAGTTCTCTTCCAAGCACAAAGAGGCTTTAGCAAACCGCTGGGGTGTACAGAAGGGAAACCGCAAGAAGATGACCTACCAGAAGATGGCAAGGGCACTGAGAAACTATGGCAAGACAGGAGAAGTCAAGAAGATCAAGAAAAAGCTCACCTACCAGTTCAGTGGAGAGGTACTTGGGAAGTGCCACACAGAAAGGAAGCTTTACATGTAA
- the spi1b gene encoding transcription factor PU.1b isoform X2 has translation MLHPYRMEGYIIPPKEEGRERVTWTGWMSQTPSVQKDYWAVLTKDQTEEMFESEMYRPPMEYQYIIDDGQNDHAWDYNTHHVHPVDFENLPDSHFTELQSVQPLHASNVHRFSDVESGHFIDPGLTGHHLTLPPPQMTYLPRPSVCYPHSVQPSPLQRSSDDDDPGSRSPPLEVSDEECMRDHITSTTGGEHGNKKKIRLYQFLLDLLRNGDMKDSIWWVDREKGTFQFSSKHKEALANRWGVQKGNRKKMTYQKMARALRNYGKTGEVKKIKKKLTYQFSGEVLGKCHTERKLYM, from the exons ATGCTGCATCCGTACAGAATGGAGGGGTACATCATCCCACCC AAAGAAGAGGGTAGAGAGAGAGTAACCTGGACTGGCTGGATGTCACAGACACCGTCTGTACAAAAAGATTACTGGGCAGTTTTAACCAAAGAT CAAACAGAGGAAATGTTTGAATCAGAGATGTATCGACCACCAATGGAGTATCAGTATATCATTGATGATGGTCAGAATG ATCATGCATGGGATTATAATACACATCATGTCCATCCAGTGGATTTCGAGAACTTGCCAGATAGCCACTTCACAGAGCTCCAGAGTGTGCAGCCACTACATGCATCGAATGTGCATCGCTTCTCAGATGTTGAGTCTGGTCATTTTATCGACCCAGGCCTGACCGGGCATCACCTCACCCTGCCCCCTCCACAG ATGACATATTTGCCACGGCCATCGGTGTGTTACCCTCACAGTGTACAGCCCTCTCCTCTCCAGCGCAGCTCGGATGACGATGACCCCGGCAGTCGCAGTCCTCCGTTAGAGGTGTCTGATGAGGAGTGTATGAGAGACCACATTACTTCAACAACAGGAGGAGAACATG GTAACAAGAAGAAAATTCGCTTGTATCAGTTCCTGCTTGACCTTCTGCGAAATGGTGACATGAAGGACAGCATCTGGTGGGTGGACCGAGAAAAAGGAACATTCCAGTTCTCTTCCAAGCACAAAGAGGCTTTAGCAAACCGCTGGGGTGTACAGAAGGGAAACCGCAAGAAGATGACCTACCAGAAGATGGCAAGGGCACTGAGAAACTATGGCAAGACAGGAGAAGTCAAGAAGATCAAGAAAAAGCTCACCTACCAGTTCAGTGGAGAGGTACTTGGGAAGTGCCACACAGAAAGGAAGCTTTACATGTAA
- the spi1b gene encoding transcription factor PU.1b isoform X3, with protein MLHPYRMEGYIIPPQQTEEMFESEMYRPPMEYQYIIDDGQNDHAWDYNTHHVHPVDFENLPDSHFTELQSVQPLHASNVHRFSDVESGHFIDPGLTGHHLTLPPPQMTYLPRPSVCYPHSVQPSPLQRSSDDDDPGSRSPPLEVSDEECMRDHITSTTGGEHGNKKKIRLYQFLLDLLRNGDMKDSIWWVDREKGTFQFSSKHKEALANRWGVQKGNRKKMTYQKMARALRNYGKTGEVKKIKKKLTYQFSGEVLGKCHTERKLYM; from the exons ATGCTGCATCCGTACAGAATGGAGGGGTACATCATCCCACCC CAGCAAACAGAGGAAATGTTTGAATCAGAGATGTATCGACCACCAATGGAGTATCAGTATATCATTGATGATGGTCAGAATG ATCATGCATGGGATTATAATACACATCATGTCCATCCAGTGGATTTCGAGAACTTGCCAGATAGCCACTTCACAGAGCTCCAGAGTGTGCAGCCACTACATGCATCGAATGTGCATCGCTTCTCAGATGTTGAGTCTGGTCATTTTATCGACCCAGGCCTGACCGGGCATCACCTCACCCTGCCCCCTCCACAG ATGACATATTTGCCACGGCCATCGGTGTGTTACCCTCACAGTGTACAGCCCTCTCCTCTCCAGCGCAGCTCGGATGACGATGACCCCGGCAGTCGCAGTCCTCCGTTAGAGGTGTCTGATGAGGAGTGTATGAGAGACCACATTACTTCAACAACAGGAGGAGAACATG GTAACAAGAAGAAAATTCGCTTGTATCAGTTCCTGCTTGACCTTCTGCGAAATGGTGACATGAAGGACAGCATCTGGTGGGTGGACCGAGAAAAAGGAACATTCCAGTTCTCTTCCAAGCACAAAGAGGCTTTAGCAAACCGCTGGGGTGTACAGAAGGGAAACCGCAAGAAGATGACCTACCAGAAGATGGCAAGGGCACTGAGAAACTATGGCAAGACAGGAGAAGTCAAGAAGATCAAGAAAAAGCTCACCTACCAGTTCAGTGGAGAGGTACTTGGGAAGTGCCACACAGAAAGGAAGCTTTACATGTAA
- the spi1b gene encoding transcription factor PU.1b isoform X1, with product MLHPYRMEGYIIPPKEEGRERVTWTGWMSQTPSVQKDYWAVLTKDQQTEEMFESEMYRPPMEYQYIIDDGQNDHAWDYNTHHVHPVDFENLPDSHFTELQSVQPLHASNVHRFSDVESGHFIDPGLTGHHLTLPPPQMTYLPRPSVCYPHSVQPSPLQRSSDDDDPGSRSPPLEVSDEECMRDHITSTTGGEHGNKKKIRLYQFLLDLLRNGDMKDSIWWVDREKGTFQFSSKHKEALANRWGVQKGNRKKMTYQKMARALRNYGKTGEVKKIKKKLTYQFSGEVLGKCHTERKLYM from the exons ATGCTGCATCCGTACAGAATGGAGGGGTACATCATCCCACCC AAAGAAGAGGGTAGAGAGAGAGTAACCTGGACTGGCTGGATGTCACAGACACCGTCTGTACAAAAAGATTACTGGGCAGTTTTAACCAAAGAT CAGCAAACAGAGGAAATGTTTGAATCAGAGATGTATCGACCACCAATGGAGTATCAGTATATCATTGATGATGGTCAGAATG ATCATGCATGGGATTATAATACACATCATGTCCATCCAGTGGATTTCGAGAACTTGCCAGATAGCCACTTCACAGAGCTCCAGAGTGTGCAGCCACTACATGCATCGAATGTGCATCGCTTCTCAGATGTTGAGTCTGGTCATTTTATCGACCCAGGCCTGACCGGGCATCACCTCACCCTGCCCCCTCCACAG ATGACATATTTGCCACGGCCATCGGTGTGTTACCCTCACAGTGTACAGCCCTCTCCTCTCCAGCGCAGCTCGGATGACGATGACCCCGGCAGTCGCAGTCCTCCGTTAGAGGTGTCTGATGAGGAGTGTATGAGAGACCACATTACTTCAACAACAGGAGGAGAACATG GTAACAAGAAGAAAATTCGCTTGTATCAGTTCCTGCTTGACCTTCTGCGAAATGGTGACATGAAGGACAGCATCTGGTGGGTGGACCGAGAAAAAGGAACATTCCAGTTCTCTTCCAAGCACAAAGAGGCTTTAGCAAACCGCTGGGGTGTACAGAAGGGAAACCGCAAGAAGATGACCTACCAGAAGATGGCAAGGGCACTGAGAAACTATGGCAAGACAGGAGAAGTCAAGAAGATCAAGAAAAAGCTCACCTACCAGTTCAGTGGAGAGGTACTTGGGAAGTGCCACACAGAAAGGAAGCTTTACATGTAA